In the Granulosicoccus antarcticus IMCC3135 genome, CGGCGATCTGGCATTCGACGCGGACTATACCGACCCGTATATCACTGATCTGATCCGTGAGAAAGGCTCTCTCTACTGGCCATTGATTCCTTTCTCCTATAAGACAATCGATTTCGAGCTAAGCTCCAGTCCGCCCAGCGCCCCCTCTGCACGACACTGGCTGGGAACCGATGATCAGGGTCGCGACGTGCTGGCACGCATCATCTACGGCTTCCGGGTATCGGTCAGCTTCGGACTACTGCTCACCCTGTTCAGCACGGTTATCGGGGTGACCGCGGGTGCCGTACAAGGCTACTTCGGCGGTTTACTGGACTTGCTGGCGCAACGCTTCATTGAAATCTGGCAGGGACTGCCGGTGCTCTACCTGCTCATCATCATGGCCAGCGTCATTCAGCCAGGCTTTGTCTCATTATTGGTATTGATGACCATGTTCAGCTGGACCGCTCTGGTGGGTGTGGTGCGAGCCGAGTTTCTGCGCGCCCGCAATTTTGAGTACATTCGTGCGGCCAGAGCACTGGGGGTTGGTGATGCGGCCATCATGATTCGTCACACGCTGCCCAATGCCATGGTGGCCACCGTGACCTTTCTGCCCTTTATCCTCAGCGGTTCGGTGACCACACTGACGGGGCTGGATTTTCTGGGTCTGGGCCTGCCACCAGGCTCAGCCTCGCTTGGCGAGATGCTCAAACAAGGACGTGACAATCTGCATGCACCGTGGTTGGGATTGACCGCCTTTATCGTACTGGCCATCATGCTCAGTCTGCTGGTGTTTGTCGGTGAAGCCGTTCGCGATGCACTGGACCCACGCAAGACATTCTCAGGCAGCACGCAATCATGAGCGAAACTCTGCTCGATATCAGGGATTTGAAAGTGGCCTTTGGTCATGGTGAGGACAGTGTAGAGGCCGTCAAAGGCGTCTCGTTCAGCATTGACAAGGGCCAGACCGTGGCACTGGTGGGTGAGAGTGGCTCAGGCAAGTCCGTAACCGCCTTGTCTATAATGCAACTTCTGCCCTATCCGTTTGCCCATCACCCTGCGGGCAGCATTGTCTATGATGGTCAGCAACTTCTGGGGGCAGGCCCGACGGTACTGCGCTCGGTGCGTGGCAATCAGATCAGCATGATCTTTCAGGAACCAATGACGTCTCTGAATCCCTTGCACAGTATTGAAAAGCAGGTAGGAGAATCGCTAAAACTGCACAAAGGTCTGACCGGTCCTGCGGCACGCAAACGGGTACTTGAGCTACTGGATCTGGTAGGCATCAAAAAAGCCGCCGATCGTCTGGGCGCCTATCCACACGAACTATCGGGAGGCCAGCGTCAGCGCGTCATGATTGCCATGGCTCTGGCCAACGAACCTGATCTGCTGATTGCCGATGAACCGACAACGGCCCTGGATGTCACGATCCAGGCGCAGATACTCGAACTACTGTCCGACTTGCAGTCTCGCCTGGGCATGTCCCTGTTGCTCATCACCCATGATCTGGCGATCGTACGCAAGATGGCCGACCAGATCTACGTCATGAATGGCGGTGAAGTGGTCGAACACAATAATGCCAAGACTCTGTTTGCAGCACCAGAACACCCCTATACCCGACACTTGCTATCGGCCGAACCCGGTCAACTGCCAGTGCGTGACGCGGCGTTGGAGGATGTGGTTCTGCAGGCCCGCGATATTCATGTCCGTTTTCCCATCAAGGCAGGCCTGCTCGGGCGAGTACATCATTATGTAAATGCCTGCAATGGTATCGATGTCACTGTCAGGGCCGGCAGAACCGTGGGCGTGGTCGGTGAGTCCGGCTCAGGCAAGACGACACTGGGACTGGCCCTGCTACGACTGATCAAAAGCGAGGGAGACATCCATTTCAATGGCATGCCGATACACGATAAATCCGGCACCGAACTGCGCTCACTGAGAAAATCCATGCAGATCGTCTTTCAGGATCCCTATGGCAGCCTGAGTCCACGAATGTCCATCCTGCAGATCATCGAAGAAGGCTTGAAGGTGCATCAGCCAGAGCTCGACCTGCCAGCTCGTCAACAACAGGTCACCCAGGCATTGCTGGAAGTGGGTCTCGATGAATCGGCCCTCAATCGATTCCCGCATGAGTTCTCTGGAGGTCAGAGGCAGCGAATTGCCATCGCCCGTGCAATGGTGCTCAAACCTGCATTGGTGGTGCTGGATGAACCGACCTCCGCCCTGGACATGTCGGTGCAGGCACAGATCGTCCAGCTATTGCAAGAACTGCAGGAACGTCACGGTCTGGCCTATCTGTTTATCAGTCACGATTTGAAGGTCGTACGCGCGCTGAGCGATGAAATCATCGTCATGCAGGACGGGCGTGTCGTGGAAAGCGGTCCGGCCAAGCAGATTCTGGATAATCCGCAGCAAAGCTATACCAAGGCCTTGATGCGAGCAGCGTTTGACTTGGAAGCGATTGACTTGCCGGACGAATAAAGTCTAGCGTAATGCTCACTTACAGAGCCATGGCAACCACCAGAGGCCGGTATAGGGTATGGTCACAAAGATCATGAAAGACATAACATTAGCCACCATAAACGCCCGATATATTCACGCCTCCCTGGGGCTGAGATATCTGTTCGCCAATATGGGCGAGCTGCAACCACGCACTCTGTTGCAGGAATTCACGCTGGAACAACGGCCAGAGGACATCGTCGAGCTGCTGCTTCGTGATGAAGTCAAAATCATCGGCTTTGGCGTCTACATCTGGAACGTGCTCGAAACCACCGATGTCATGCGATTCATCAAGATTCTGCGCCCCGATATCCAGCTGGTTATAGGCGGCCCCGAAGTCAGTTATGAGCTCGATGAGCAACCCATCTGCAAACTGGCTGATTTTGTCATCACCGGTGCTGCGGATACCGCCTTTGCCGAACTGTGCGAGGAAATCCTGCGCGGTGACAAGCCTTCCAAACTGGTCTCATCACTACCCATTCAGCTGGATTCGCTGGCATCGCCTTATCCCTGGTACAGCGATGAAGATGTGGCGCACCGGGTGCTCTATGTGGAAGCCTCGCGCGGCTGCCCCTTCAAATGCGAATTCTGCCTCTCATCACTCGACAAAAGTGCCGTGGCTTTCGATCTGCCTCACTTTCTCGATCAGATGCAGCAATTGATCGATCGTGGTGCTCGCCAGTTCAAATTCGTTGATCGCACCTTCAATCTGAAAGCTGAGACCAGCCGGCAGATACTCGAATTTTTTCTTACGCAGATGGACAAGGGCTTGTTTCTGCATTTTGAACTGATTCCGGATCGCCTGCCAGAGGTATTGCTCAACATTCTGCCCCGCTTCCCGCCCAATTCACTGCAGTTTGAAATCGGCATTCAGTCTTTCAATGCTGAGGTGCAAAAACGCATCAGTCGCCGCCAACAGCATGAACGCACGTGTACCAACCTGGTGTGGCTGCGAGAAAACACGACCGCGCATGTCCATGCGGACCTGATTTTCGGACTTCCCGGAGAAGACCTGCACAGCTTTGGTGAAGGCTTTGATCTGCTGTACTCACTCGGGCCGCAGGAAATCCAGGTCGGTATTCTGAAGCGCCTGCGTGGTACGCCTATCGCACGACATACCGCAGAATATGACATGCGCTATCAAGCCACTCCGCCTTATC is a window encoding:
- a CDS encoding B12-binding domain-containing radical SAM protein, with product MKDITLATINARYIHASLGLRYLFANMGELQPRTLLQEFTLEQRPEDIVELLLRDEVKIIGFGVYIWNVLETTDVMRFIKILRPDIQLVIGGPEVSYELDEQPICKLADFVITGAADTAFAELCEEILRGDKPSKLVSSLPIQLDSLASPYPWYSDEDVAHRVLYVEASRGCPFKCEFCLSSLDKSAVAFDLPHFLDQMQQLIDRGARQFKFVDRTFNLKAETSRQILEFFLTQMDKGLFLHFELIPDRLPEVLLNILPRFPPNSLQFEIGIQSFNAEVQKRISRRQQHERTCTNLVWLRENTTAHVHADLIFGLPGEDLHSFGEGFDLLYSLGPQEIQVGILKRLRGTPIARHTAEYDMRYQATPPYRILAHKDANFDTIQRMVRFARYWDLIGNSGRFPSTLPTLLGDSPFVRFMGLSDWLFKTTAQTHRIALPKLFELLRTHLLTELQLDMDTVHEQLLSDHKHNRLKGVPAFARQQQPSAAAIDASRQAEAATAQRQRRHL
- a CDS encoding ABC transporter permease, producing the protein MPLSPLNQRRLNSFKRNRRGYWAFWIFMVLFVLSLGAELIANDKPVAVHYDGDWYFPVFTAYPETTFGGDLAFDADYTDPYITDLIREKGSLYWPLIPFSYKTIDFELSSSPPSAPSARHWLGTDDQGRDVLARIIYGFRVSVSFGLLLTLFSTVIGVTAGAVQGYFGGLLDLLAQRFIEIWQGLPVLYLLIIMASVIQPGFVSLLVLMTMFSWTALVGVVRAEFLRARNFEYIRAARALGVGDAAIMIRHTLPNAMVATVTFLPFILSGSVTTLTGLDFLGLGLPPGSASLGEMLKQGRDNLHAPWLGLTAFIVLAIMLSLLVFVGEAVRDALDPRKTFSGSTQS
- a CDS encoding ABC transporter ATP-binding protein; translated protein: MSETLLDIRDLKVAFGHGEDSVEAVKGVSFSIDKGQTVALVGESGSGKSVTALSIMQLLPYPFAHHPAGSIVYDGQQLLGAGPTVLRSVRGNQISMIFQEPMTSLNPLHSIEKQVGESLKLHKGLTGPAARKRVLELLDLVGIKKAADRLGAYPHELSGGQRQRVMIAMALANEPDLLIADEPTTALDVTIQAQILELLSDLQSRLGMSLLLITHDLAIVRKMADQIYVMNGGEVVEHNNAKTLFAAPEHPYTRHLLSAEPGQLPVRDAALEDVVLQARDIHVRFPIKAGLLGRVHHYVNACNGIDVTVRAGRTVGVVGESGSGKTTLGLALLRLIKSEGDIHFNGMPIHDKSGTELRSLRKSMQIVFQDPYGSLSPRMSILQIIEEGLKVHQPELDLPARQQQVTQALLEVGLDESALNRFPHEFSGGQRQRIAIARAMVLKPALVVLDEPTSALDMSVQAQIVQLLQELQERHGLAYLFISHDLKVVRALSDEIIVMQDGRVVESGPAKQILDNPQQSYTKALMRAAFDLEAIDLPDE